One window of the Methanolacinia paynteri genome contains the following:
- a CDS encoding GNAT family N-acetyltransferase, whose amino-acid sequence MSCKITFREVTEDDLETMNDLVNDPDISRYLDQIPPVPMSKTIDFWEFAVSRGAMWWAILLGNDIIGSVGVVPEDSDGKMSHVGVMFVYLLKDYRGLGYGGIAIDHALFMADVSGLKRIECLVAEGNSRAIALYLEKGFIVEGIKK is encoded by the coding sequence AAAATTACCTTCCGGGAGGTCACAGAAGACGATCTCGAAACCATGAATGATCTTGTCAACGACCCGGATATCTCGAGATATCTCGACCAGATCCCTCCGGTGCCGATGTCGAAGACAATCGATTTCTGGGAGTTCGCCGTGAGCAGAGGGGCCATGTGGTGGGCAATTTTACTTGGAAACGATATCATCGGTAGTGTCGGTGTCGTCCCGGAGGACTCGGACGGAAAGATGTCACACGTCGGCGTCATGTTCGTATATCTCCTGAAAGATTACCGGGGACTTGGTTACGGGGGCATTGCGATCGATCATGCACTTTTTATGGCCGATGTATCCGGGCTAAAGAGGATCGAATGTCTCGTCGCGGAAGGAAACAGCCGTGCGATTGCACTATACCTGGAAAAAGGATTCATTGTCGAGGGAATAAAGAAGG